One Nocardioides dongkuii genomic window, AGCGCGCGCCAGCGCTCCAGCCACGCGTCGAAGGCGGGCAGGTCCAGGACCAGGCCGCGGGCCGGCTCGGCGTCGCCCCGGGCGGCGCGGCCCAGGGCGCGGAAGAACGACGTGAGGTCGACCTTGCCGGACTGCATGAGCGCCGTCAGCTCCTCGACGAGGGGAGCCGCGACGGCATCGTCGAGGCCGTCCGGGAGGCCGAGCTTGGCGCGCATCCCGGCCGACCAGGCAGCGGCGTACGCCGGCCGGAACGACTCCAGCGACTCGACAGCCAGCGCGACCGCCTGCTGCTCGTCGTCGTGCAGCAGCGGGAGCAGCGCCTCGGCGAAGCGGGCGAGGTTCCACTCGGCGACCACCGGCTGGTTGCCGTAGGCGTAGCGGCCGCCGTGGTCGATCGAGCTGTAGACGGTGGCGGGGTCGAAGCCCTCCAGGAACGCGCACGGGCCGTAGTCGATGGTCTCGCCGGAGATCGTCATGTTGTCGGTGTTCATCACGCCGTGGATGAAGCCGACCAGCATCCAGCGCGCGACCAGGCGGGCCTGCGCGGCGACGACGGACTCGAAGAACGCGAGGTACGGCTGGTCCGCCTCGGCCGCGGCCGGGTGGTGGCGGGCGATCGCGTGGTCGGCGAGCCGGCGGGTGAGGTCCACGTCGCCGCTCGCCGCGGCGTACTGGAAGCTGCCGACGCGCAGGTGGCTGCTCGCCACCCGGGCCAGCACGGCGCCGGGCAGCAGGGTCTCGCGGCGTACCTGCCGGCCGGTCGCGACGACCGCGAGCGAGCGGGTGGTCGGGATGCCCAGCGCGTGCATGGCCTCGCTGATGACGTGCTCGCGCAGCATCGGGCCGACGGCGGCCAGGCCGTCGCCGCCGCGGGCGAGCGGGGTCCGGCCGGAGCCCTTGAGGTGGAGGTCGAGCAGCCGGCCGTCGGGGGTGGTCAGCTCGCCGAGCAGCAGCGCGCGGCCGTCGCCGAGCCGCGGGCTGAACCCGCCGAACTGGTGGCCGGCGTACACCTGCGCGACGGGGGTCGCCCCCGCCGGCGGGCGGGTGCCGGTCAGCAGCCCGAGGCCGGCCTCGGTGCGGAGCGCGGCGGGGTCGATCCCGAGCTCGACCGCCAGCGGCTCGTTGAGCACCAGCAGCCGCGGGTCCGGTGTCTCCTCCGCCTGCCACGCCAGCGCCAGCTCCGGCAGCTCACGGGCGAAGCGGTCGTCGAGGGCCAGGGTCTCCGGGGGTGCGAGGGTCACGCCTCCGAGCCTACGGATCCCGGGGTGACGCCGAGTCGGCGCTTGTGTCCGCGCTGGTCCGCCGAGTCGGCGCTTGTGTCCGCCCGGGACCGCCGAGTCGGCGCTGGTGTCCGCCCGGGACGTCATACGAAGTGGCGGTGATGGCGACCAGGTCGTACGACGTCCCGCGCGCCCGCCGCGACTTCTCAGGCTTTCCCTGATGTTCTCGGCCGTCGCGATGGCTGAGAACGTCAGGTTTCCCCGGATCACCGGGGAAACCTCCACCCGGCGACCGCACCCTCAGACCCCGAGCGGTAGCCGCACGCAGAACACGCTCCCGACGCCGAGCTCGCTCTCGACCTCGATCCGGCCGCCGTGGCTCTCCACGATGCTCTTGCAGATGCTCAGCCCCAGGCCGACCCCCTGGATGGCCTGCTGCTCCGCCTGGACCCCGCGGAAGAAACGGGTGAAGAGCCGGTCCCGGTCCGCCGCGGCGATGCCGATCCCCGAGTCGCGGACCACCAGCTCGGCCCGGGTCCCGTCCATGCCGAGCGAGACGGCGACGCTGCCCCCGGCGGGGGTGTACTTCGCGGCGTTGGAGAGCAGGTTGTCGACGAGCTGAGCGATCCGCAGCGAGTCGGCGAACACCCACAGCTCGTCGGGCAGGTCGGCCGCGAGGGTGAGGCCCGCGGTGTCGGCGGCCGGACCGACCGCCTCGACGGCATCGCGGACGATCCTCGCCAGGTCGCACCGGCGACGGACGAGCGGGAGCGCGCTCGCGGCGGTCAGCTGGGCGCTCTCGAGCAGGTCCCCGATCAGGCGCATCAGCCGCTGGGCGTTGCGCTCGACGACCTCGAGCTGCCGGTCGACCCCGTCCGGCAGGTCGGAGCGGTCCTGCAGCAGCTCGACGTACCCGGCGATCGAGGTGAGCGGGGTCCGCAGCTCGTGGGAGACCAGGGCGACGAAGTCCTCCTTGACCGCCATCGCCCGCATCAGCTCGGTGACGTCCTTGTAGGCGAGGGCGGCGCCCTCGAGGACGCCGTCCGGTCCGCGCAGCGAGCGCGCCGAGACCGAGAGCGCGCGGCGGCTCAGCGGGTCCGACCCCACCCAGACCCGGCGGTCCTCGAACTCCTCGCCGCCGGCCGCGAGGTACGCCGGGGTCTCCTCGGACCGCAGCCGCGTGCCGCCGTCGGGGCCGAACACGAGCCCGACCTGGCCGGCCCGGCCGCGGTAGCCGTCGGGGTAGCCCAGGTCGAGGAACTCGGCCTGGCGCCGGTTGAAGCCCTGGTACCGACCGTCGCTGTCCAGGAGCACCAGCCCCACGTCGACCGCGTCGAAGATGGCCTGCGAGGCCCGCTGGTGCTGCTCGATCGTGGCCATCGCCTCGGCGAGCTCCGCGCCGCGCCGCTCCGCCTCGTCCCGCTCGCTGCGGATCCGCTCGAGGCTGTAGGCGATCGCCAGGGCGCTCCACCCGGCCACGACCGTGATCAGCAGCGCGCGGGAGACGGCGACGGGGTCGGTGCCGAGAATGATCATGCTCGGGAGCGCCGCCAGCACCGCGACGGCGACGACCACGACCACCGCGCCCCGCTGACCGAGCTGACGACCCAGCCACAGGGCCGGCACCACGACCAGGATCCCGGCGGCGCTGCCGTCCTGGGTGACCCGGATCGCGCCGAGCGCCGCGATGTCCAGCACCGGCAGCACCGTGACCGACTGCGGACCGAGCCGGTGCCACGGCACGACGAAGGCCAGCACCGTGGCGAGCACGGTGAGCGCGAGGCCGGCGCCGGGCCAGCCCGCCAGCTCGAGGTCGCCGCCCCCGAGGCCGCGGATCGCGAAGTCCGTGCCGACGAAGGCCGCGAAGGCGACCTGCAGCATCCGCGGATCGGGCTCACCGGTGACGACCAACGCCCGGACGGCGTCGACCAGTCGCAGGGAGGGGGGTTGGCGCATGCTGACCCCGGTGTCCCCGCCTTCCCTGGACAAACTCAGCCCGGGTTCGGCGCCGCCCCGCCGTACCGGCGGTCCCGGCGGGCGTAGACCTCGATCGCCTCCCACAGGTGGCGCCGGTCGACGTCGGGCCAGAGCACGTCGGAGTAGACGAACTCGCTGTACGCCGCCTGCCACAGCATGAAGTTGGAGAGCCGCTGCTCCCCCGACGTGCGCCAGACCATGTCGGCGTCGGACTGCTCGGGCACGTAGAGGTGGCGGGCGAAGACCTTCTCGTCGACCTTCTCGGGGTCCAGCCGGCCGGCGGCGACCTCGCGGGCGATGCTGCGCGCGGTGTCGGCCAGCTCGGCGCGACCGCCGTAGTTGACGCACATGGTGAGGGTCAGCACGTCGTTGTCGCGGGTGAGCTCCTCGGCGGCCTGCAGCTCCTTGACCACCGAGCGCCACAGGCGGGGCGCGCGGCCCGCCCAGCGCACCCGCACCCCGAGCTCGTGCATCTCGTCGCGGCGGCGGCGGATCACGTCGCGGTTGAACCCCATGAGGAACCGGACCTCGTCGGGCGAGCGGCTCCAGTTCTCGGTCGAGAAGGCGTACGCCGAGACCGCCTTGACGCCGATCTCGATCGCGCCCTCGACCACGTCGAACAGCGAGCTCTCGCCCTGCTCGTGGCCCTTCGTGCGGGGCAGGCCGCGGTCCTTGGCCCAGCGCCCGTTGCCGTCCATGACGATCGCGACGTGGCGGGGCACGAGGTCCCGCGGGACCGCCGGCGGGGTGGCCCCGGAGGGGTGCGGGGCCGGGCTGCGGACGGAGCGCTTCACGGCGTCAGCGTTCCACATACGCCAGCGAGCGCAGCCCCCGCTCCAGGTGCCAGGCGAGGTACGCCGCGACCAGGCCGCCGGCCTCCTTGAGGTGCCGGGGCTCGGCCGCCTCGACCTCGGGCCAGTCGCCG contains:
- a CDS encoding protein adenylyltransferase SelO, translated to MTLAPPETLALDDRFARELPELALAWQAEETPDPRLLVLNEPLAVELGIDPAALRTEAGLGLLTGTRPPAGATPVAQVYAGHQFGGFSPRLGDGRALLLGELTTPDGRLLDLHLKGSGRTPLARGGDGLAAVGPMLREHVISEAMHALGIPTTRSLAVVATGRQVRRETLLPGAVLARVASSHLRVGSFQYAAASGDVDLTRRLADHAIARHHPAAAEADQPYLAFFESVVAAQARLVARWMLVGFIHGVMNTDNMTISGETIDYGPCAFLEGFDPATVYSSIDHGGRYAYGNQPVVAEWNLARFAEALLPLLHDDEQQAVALAVESLESFRPAYAAAWSAGMRAKLGLPDGLDDAVAAPLVEELTALMQSGKVDLTSFFRALGRAARGDAEPARGLVLDLPAFDAWLERWRALGPDGDAMDRVNPVYVPRNHLVEEALAAGTAGDLAPLTDLLEAVTAPYDERPGLERYAAPAPGDFGETYQTFCGT
- a CDS encoding sensor histidine kinase; the protein is MRQPPSLRLVDAVRALVVTGEPDPRMLQVAFAAFVGTDFAIRGLGGGDLELAGWPGAGLALTVLATVLAFVVPWHRLGPQSVTVLPVLDIAALGAIRVTQDGSAAGILVVVPALWLGRQLGQRGAVVVVVAVAVLAALPSMIILGTDPVAVSRALLITVVAGWSALAIAYSLERIRSERDEAERRGAELAEAMATIEQHQRASQAIFDAVDVGLVLLDSDGRYQGFNRRQAEFLDLGYPDGYRGRAGQVGLVFGPDGGTRLRSEETPAYLAAGGEEFEDRRVWVGSDPLSRRALSVSARSLRGPDGVLEGAALAYKDVTELMRAMAVKEDFVALVSHELRTPLTSIAGYVELLQDRSDLPDGVDRQLEVVERNAQRLMRLIGDLLESAQLTAASALPLVRRRCDLARIVRDAVEAVGPAADTAGLTLAADLPDELWVFADSLRIAQLVDNLLSNAAKYTPAGGSVAVSLGMDGTRAELVVRDSGIGIAAADRDRLFTRFFRGVQAEQQAIQGVGLGLSICKSIVESHGGRIEVESELGVGSVFCVRLPLGV
- a CDS encoding isoprenyl transferase, whose product is MKRSVRSPAPHPSGATPPAVPRDLVPRHVAIVMDGNGRWAKDRGLPRTKGHEQGESSLFDVVEGAIEIGVKAVSAYAFSTENWSRSPDEVRFLMGFNRDVIRRRRDEMHELGVRVRWAGRAPRLWRSVVKELQAAEELTRDNDVLTLTMCVNYGGRAELADTARSIAREVAAGRLDPEKVDEKVFARHLYVPEQSDADMVWRTSGEQRLSNFMLWQAAYSEFVYSDVLWPDVDRRHLWEAIEVYARRDRRYGGAAPNPG